The following coding sequences are from one bacterium SCSIO 12741 window:
- a CDS encoding gliding motility-associated C-terminal domain-containing protein, with translation MHPSRLISFVLSTRINIGVLLLILGSLTIQSQAQNFVNPDLNGTISGTSSLPTNWQFVPNTYLHSQATSTNGATPDLTDINGPNANAGISGIPYSGSTFLCGLHLNLGNSYWHEGIMQTVSGFTPNATYSVHFHQSVVKQTNAIDTSGSWAVYIDNTLVGTTTPTVSRTHYNHNNFAWEARSISFTATAASHSIKFLPMDDDPVQDLSTTDSAGGLRMGIDSIYISTCTNGPTVNIGNDTTLCPGDTLTLDAFAANSTYQWKGGATQSTNRVFKPGIYWVDVTRNNCATRDSIEIQFHSFAQSLLGNDTSICQGDTLTLNASLPNASYVWKDGSTNGSIKVHKTGTYWVDITINQCSLRDSIVIQPLQLASNFLGRDTTLCDGDTLTIQPTDPNASYTWQDGSTGNTHRVFQSGSYWANMNVGKCKSSDTVLVQFITLDPVQLGEDTTLCEGDTLILDASAQNSTYSWSDQSTLSTLRVTQSGKFWVKVFSLGCEVNDSIQVDYDQKPNIHLGNDTTICPGDSLLLFAGPNQNDYTWSDQSTKTTMMVADSGVYWVDVRQKKCIATDTIRILHVALPKLNLGNDSVLCNGDTLFLDASADQATYQWQDQSTKSRFAVTQAGTYWTRVRVNQCALSDTISIEMTACRTRLEFPNVFTPNGDGHNDLFSTIGNEGIAEMHTLIYNRWGRLVYETNNPRIEWDGSDMTDGTYFWIVSYTTIFGDSDRLSGYLTLVR, from the coding sequence ATGCATCCATCCAGGCTAATATCATTTGTCTTAAGCACCCGAATTAACATAGGGGTTCTTTTGCTGATTCTTGGGAGTTTAACCATCCAATCCCAAGCGCAAAACTTCGTTAATCCCGATCTGAACGGAACCATCTCAGGCACCTCTTCCCTGCCCACCAATTGGCAATTTGTACCCAATACCTACCTTCACAGCCAGGCCACATCCACCAATGGTGCAACTCCAGATCTTACGGATATTAATGGCCCTAACGCAAACGCCGGCATCAGTGGAATACCCTACTCAGGGAGTACCTTTTTATGCGGACTCCATCTCAATTTGGGCAATAGTTACTGGCACGAGGGAATCATGCAAACAGTTTCAGGTTTTACGCCCAATGCTACCTACTCGGTACATTTTCATCAATCGGTGGTAAAGCAAACCAATGCCATTGACACCTCGGGTTCTTGGGCTGTATACATCGATAATACGCTCGTCGGCACAACCACTCCAACGGTGAGTAGAACCCATTATAACCACAACAATTTTGCCTGGGAAGCTCGGAGCATTTCATTCACGGCTACCGCTGCCTCTCATTCCATCAAATTCCTTCCCATGGATGATGATCCCGTCCAGGATCTATCCACCACGGATTCAGCGGGTGGATTGCGAATGGGAATTGACAGTATCTACATTTCCACCTGCACCAACGGACCCACTGTAAACATTGGTAATGATACCACTCTTTGCCCGGGTGACACACTCACCCTGGATGCCTTTGCAGCCAATTCTACTTATCAATGGAAGGGTGGAGCAACCCAGAGCACAAATCGCGTTTTTAAGCCCGGAATTTATTGGGTAGATGTCACTCGAAACAACTGTGCCACCCGGGATTCTATCGAAATCCAATTTCATTCTTTTGCCCAGTCTCTGTTGGGCAACGATACGTCCATTTGCCAAGGCGATACGCTCACTTTAAATGCCTCTTTGCCGAATGCCTCCTATGTATGGAAAGATGGCAGCACCAATGGCTCTATCAAAGTTCATAAAACAGGTACCTATTGGGTAGACATTACGATTAATCAATGCTCCCTGCGCGATTCAATTGTGATTCAACCGCTGCAATTGGCTTCGAATTTTTTAGGCCGCGACACGACTCTTTGCGACGGTGACACGCTCACCATTCAACCCACCGATCCCAATGCCTCCTACACCTGGCAAGATGGCTCGACCGGTAATACCCATCGGGTATTTCAATCCGGTAGTTATTGGGCAAATATGAATGTGGGAAAATGCAAGTCTTCAGATACCGTTTTGGTTCAATTTATTACCCTCGATCCAGTTCAATTGGGAGAAGACACTACGCTATGTGAAGGCGATACGTTAATTCTGGATGCGTCGGCCCAAAATTCAACCTATTCCTGGTCGGATCAATCTACCCTTTCAACTTTACGCGTTACTCAATCCGGTAAGTTTTGGGTCAAAGTTTTTTCATTAGGCTGCGAAGTAAACGATTCGATCCAGGTGGACTACGACCAAAAACCTAACATCCATTTAGGGAATGACACGACCATTTGCCCAGGTGATTCGCTCCTTCTTTTTGCCGGACCGAATCAAAACGATTATACCTGGTCCGATCAGTCGACGAAGACTACCATGATGGTAGCGGACTCAGGCGTCTATTGGGTGGATGTACGCCAAAAAAAGTGCATCGCAACAGACACTATTCGCATCCTCCATGTTGCCCTGCCCAAGTTAAATTTGGGCAACGACTCGGTGTTGTGTAACGGCGACACCTTGTTTCTCGATGCCTCGGCAGATCAAGCGACTTACCAATGGCAAGACCAGTCCACCAAAAGCAGGTTTGCCGTCACCCAGGCAGGTACGTATTGGACCCGCGTCAGGGTGAATCAGTGCGCTTTATCCGATACCATTAGCATCGAGATGACAGCCTGTAGAACCAGGCTTGAATTTCCCAATGTATTTACACCAAACGGAGATGGCCACAACGACCTCTTTAGCACCATTGGCAACGAAGGTATTGCCGAAATGCACACCCTGATTTACAACCGATGGGGAAGGCTCGTTTATGAGACCAACAACCCAAGAATTGAATGGGATGGATCAGATATGACTGATGGCACCTACTTTTGGATCGTAAGCTACACCACAATATTCGGAGATAGTGATAGGCTTAGTGGCTACCTCACCTTGGTGCGATAG
- a CDS encoding MmcQ/YjbR family DNA-binding protein: MNIEEFRDYCLAKKGVTEELPFGPQTLVFKVSGKMFTACNIEDFVSYNVKCNPERALELREEYHGINPGYHMNKKHWNTIEIESDVSEELHQEMIDHSYDLVVKSLPKKDRELLMD; the protein is encoded by the coding sequence ATGAATATCGAAGAGTTTCGGGATTATTGCCTCGCCAAGAAAGGCGTGACAGAAGAGCTTCCTTTTGGCCCTCAAACCTTGGTGTTTAAGGTGAGTGGCAAGATGTTTACTGCCTGCAATATTGAAGATTTTGTGAGCTACAATGTAAAGTGCAATCCGGAACGAGCTCTGGAATTGAGGGAAGAATATCACGGTATCAATCCAGGTTATCATATGAATAAGAAGCACTGGAATACGATTGAGATCGAATCGGATGTTTCGGAAGAATTGCATCAGGAAATGATCGATCATTCCTACGATTTAGTAGTCAAGAGTTTGCCGAAGAAAGATCGGGAGCTTCTCATGGATTGA
- a CDS encoding DUF502 domain-containing protein — MFRKLAYYLVQGILFTVPIAVTVYVIVVMLRFIDQLLPEILPVELKFPGLGILILLTAITLIGFLGNTVIATPINYWFNKILDKAPLIKTVYTALTDFTQAIVGGKKRTFTEPVLVKLSEDIEKPGFITQSDLTEWGISEEKVMVYLPHSYGFTGNIFVVPKKNVRPLPMKGSEMMKVILSGGVASGKSEEHSE; from the coding sequence ATGTTTAGAAAACTTGCTTATTACCTGGTTCAGGGAATCTTGTTCACGGTTCCCATTGCAGTTACGGTATATGTAATTGTGGTGATGCTGCGTTTTATTGATCAGCTCCTTCCTGAAATTTTACCCGTTGAATTGAAGTTTCCCGGCCTCGGAATTCTAATTCTACTCACAGCCATCACCCTCATTGGATTTTTGGGGAATACTGTTATAGCAACACCCATTAATTATTGGTTCAACAAAATCCTTGATAAGGCGCCACTCATTAAAACCGTATATACAGCGCTCACCGATTTTACCCAAGCGATAGTAGGTGGAAAGAAACGAACCTTCACAGAGCCTGTGCTGGTCAAGTTAAGTGAGGATATCGAAAAGCCTGGATTTATCACCCAAAGCGACCTCACCGAGTGGGGGATTTCGGAGGAAAAGGTGATGGTTTATTTGCCGCATTCTTACGGATTTACGGGTAACATCTTTGTGGTGCCTAAGAAAAACGTTCGGCCATTACCTATGAAAGGCTCGGAAATGATGAAGGTAATCCTTAGTGGAGGGGTGGCCTCAGGAAAATCAGAAGAGCATTCGGAATGA
- a CDS encoding EamA family transporter, which produces MSQEGFFTRYQNHIAIHVIVLIWGFTGILGKVISIPFYSLVWFRMAIAFLSLIIYFKLFRKGGTISLRYIPQILGVGLLVAAHWAAFFEALKVSTVSVVLTTLASTSLFVALIEPLFFKRRVRLYEVIFGVIVISGLFLIFQFEADYHLGIMLSLLAALLAALFGVINGRLVEKAPPGQITLYEMLGGVLGISIYTVLFENWSWADFQPTSLDWIYLLVLGVICTAVAFVVSVQVLRELSPFTVSMSINMEPIYAIILALIFFGDSERMTPGFYAGALLILGTVLANGLVKARINRKNRRAD; this is translated from the coding sequence ATGAGTCAGGAAGGATTCTTTACCCGGTATCAAAATCACATTGCCATTCACGTTATTGTTCTCATTTGGGGCTTTACCGGGATTTTGGGCAAGGTGATCTCCATTCCTTTTTATTCTTTGGTCTGGTTTCGTATGGCCATTGCTTTTTTGAGTTTGATCATTTACTTCAAGCTTTTTAGAAAAGGAGGTACAATCTCTTTACGGTACATTCCTCAAATTTTGGGCGTGGGTTTGCTGGTGGCAGCTCATTGGGCCGCTTTTTTTGAGGCACTCAAGGTATCCACAGTATCGGTTGTCCTTACTACATTGGCATCAACCTCTTTGTTTGTGGCTCTTATAGAGCCCCTGTTCTTTAAGCGCAGAGTCCGGTTGTATGAAGTGATTTTTGGAGTCATAGTCATTTCAGGCTTGTTTCTCATTTTTCAATTTGAAGCCGATTATCACCTGGGAATCATGTTGAGCCTTTTGGCTGCTTTGTTAGCCGCTCTATTTGGGGTGATCAATGGAAGGCTGGTAGAAAAAGCCCCTCCCGGACAAATCACCTTGTATGAAATGCTAGGAGGGGTCTTGGGGATTTCTATTTATACCGTACTCTTTGAAAACTGGTCCTGGGCCGATTTTCAGCCCACATCACTCGATTGGATTTACCTGCTTGTTCTCGGAGTTATTTGCACCGCTGTGGCCTTTGTAGTGAGCGTTCAGGTGTTACGGGAACTTTCTCCATTTACGGTGAGCATGTCCATTAATATGGAGCCCATTTATGCCATCATTCTTGCCCTTATTTTCTTCGGAGATAGCGAAAGAATGACTCCAGGTTTTTATGCCGGAGCACTACTTATTTTGGGAACCGTATTGGCCAATGGACTGGTAAAAGCCCGAATCAACCGTAAAAATCGCCGAGCCGATTAG
- a CDS encoding 2-hydroxyacid dehydrogenase: protein MAQSRILFIDSVHPILKNELESMGFECHWHVDHSQEQIQAEIADYVGVVIRSKFPMNREMIDRAKQLRFIARSGAGMENIDVEYAREKGIHLFNSPEGNRDAVGEQAVGMLLSLMQNLRQADQQVRQGIWDREGNRGIELMGRHVGLIGYGNMGQAFARRLSGFGVKTLAYDKYKKEYSDSFATEATLNELFVKAEVISFHVPQTDETIYYLDDDFVSSMENPFFLINTARGKVVQTDALVRGLQSGKILGACLDVLEYESSSFGDIFQLEMPDAMKYLIESDRVILSPHVAGWTVESYEKLSTFLAEKVRNAIKEDPDWIPGLA, encoded by the coding sequence TTGGCACAATCTCGCATACTATTCATCGACAGTGTTCACCCGATATTAAAAAATGAATTGGAATCCATGGGCTTTGAATGCCATTGGCATGTTGACCATAGCCAGGAACAGATACAAGCTGAAATTGCAGATTATGTGGGCGTTGTCATTCGTTCTAAGTTTCCGATGAATCGGGAAATGATCGATCGGGCGAAGCAACTTCGGTTTATTGCTCGTTCGGGAGCCGGAATGGAAAATATTGATGTCGAATATGCCCGGGAAAAGGGTATTCATTTGTTTAATTCGCCAGAAGGAAACCGCGATGCCGTGGGTGAGCAAGCCGTGGGAATGTTGCTAAGCTTGATGCAAAATCTGCGTCAGGCCGATCAGCAGGTACGACAGGGTATTTGGGATCGGGAAGGCAACCGGGGAATTGAGCTCATGGGTCGTCATGTTGGATTAATTGGCTACGGTAATATGGGGCAGGCCTTCGCTCGAAGACTGAGCGGATTTGGAGTGAAAACCTTGGCTTACGATAAGTACAAAAAAGAGTATTCCGATTCATTTGCGACTGAAGCTACGCTCAACGAACTCTTTGTAAAGGCAGAGGTGATCAGTTTTCATGTACCCCAAACTGATGAAACCATTTATTACCTCGACGACGATTTTGTGAGTAGCATGGAAAATCCCTTTTTCCTAATCAATACGGCCCGGGGTAAGGTTGTTCAGACAGACGCCTTGGTTCGTGGGCTGCAATCGGGCAAAATTTTGGGAGCTTGTCTGGATGTGTTGGAATACGAAAGCTCTTCCTTCGGGGATATATTCCAGCTTGAAATGCCTGATGCCATGAAGTACTTGATTGAGTCAGATCGAGTGATTTTATCTCCCCATGTTGCGGGCTGGACTGTGGAGAGCTATGAGAAATTGTCCACCTTCCTGGCTGAAAAAGTAAGGAATGCGATAAAAGAAGATCCAGATTGGATTCCCGGATTAGCGTAG